In a genomic window of Accipiter gentilis chromosome 23, bAccGen1.1, whole genome shotgun sequence:
- the THOC7 gene encoding THO complex subunit 7 homolog: MGAVTDDEVIRKRLLIDGDGAGDDRRINLLVKSFIKWCNSGSQEEGYSQYQRMLSTLSQCEFSMGKTLLVYDMNLREMENYEKIYKDIENSIAAAHEKISECKKQILQAKRIRKNRQEYDALAKVIQHHPDRHETLKQLEALGKELQHLSHIKENVEDKLELRRKQFHVLLSTIHELQQTLENDEKLSEAEESQETQMETETKQ; this comes from the exons ATGGGGGCCGTGACCGACG ATGAAGTTATCCGCAAGCGGCTTCTGATCGATGGCGATGGTGCTGGTGACGACAGGCGGATCAATTTGTTGGTGAAGAGTTTCATTAAGTGGTGTAATTCCGGATCTCAGGAGGAAGG TTACAGCCAGTACCAACGAATGCTGAGTACTTTATCACAGTGTGAATTTTCAATGGGAAAAACTCTTCTGGTGTATGATATGAACCtgagagaaatggaaaattatgaaaaaatctATAAGGATATAG AAAACAGTATAGCTGCAGCACATGAGAAGATTTCTGAATGCAAAAAACAAATCCTCCAAGCAAAAAGGATTCGAAAAAATCGCCAGG aatatgaTGCATTGGCCAAAGTCATACAGCACCATCCAGACAGACATGAAACACTGAA GCAGCTAGAAGCTTTGGGAAAAGAACTGCAACATCTTTCTCACATTAAAGAAAATGTCGAAGATAAG CTGGAGCTGAGAAGAAAGCAGTTTCATGTTCTCCTGAGCACCATCCATGAACTTCAGCAAACCCTGGAAA ATGATGAAAAACtttcagaagctgaagaatctCAAGAAACCCAGATGGAAACAGAGACCAAACAGTAG